A part of Mustela erminea isolate mMusErm1 chromosome 9, mMusErm1.Pri, whole genome shotgun sequence genomic DNA contains:
- the LOC116599758 gene encoding LOW QUALITY PROTEIN: olfactory receptor 51L1-like (The sequence of the model RefSeq protein was modified relative to this genomic sequence to represent the inferred CDS: substituted 1 base at 1 genomic stop codon) — MVVWNNSVTLEPTFLLEGFHGLKSVHAWLSIPFCLAYLEAFLGNITILSVIWNESSLHQPMYYLLSILAITDLGMSMSTLPTILAMLWWEAQEIKVGACFTQLFFIHTFTFLESSVLLAMAFDRFMAICHPLHYSSILTNDMIGKTGLGCLLRSAGVMMPTPILLRRYHYCHTNVLSHPFCLHQDILKLSCSDASVNNIYGLCVVIITLGTDSVLILLSYVLILHAVLGIASREEXLKALNTCFSHVCVVLIFFVPLIGVCMDYHFGKHLPPIVHILMSDIYLLLPPVLNPNIYI, encoded by the coding sequence ATGGTGGTCTGGAATAACAGTGTTACTCTGGAACCCACCTTTCTCTTAGAGGGCTTCCATGGGCTGAAGTCTGTTCATGCTTGGCtctcaattccattttgtcttgCATACCTGGAGGCCTTTCTAGGCAACATCACCATCCTCTCTGTTATCTGGAATGAGTCTTCACTCCACCAGCCCATGTATTATCTGCTGTCCATCCTGGCTATAACTGACCTGGGCATGTCCATGTCTACACTCCCCACGATATTGGCCATGTTATGGTGGGAAGCCCAGGAAATCAAAGTAGGAGCCTGTTTTACTCAGCTCTTCTTCATCCACACCTTCACATTCCTGGAATCTTCAGTGCTGCTGGCCATGGCCTTTGACCGATTCATGGCTATATGTCATCCACTGCACTACTCAAGCATCCTCACCAATGATATGATTGGTAAGACTGGTTTGGGTTGCTTGCTACGAAGTGCAGGAGTCATGATGCCCACCCCCATATTACTAAGGCGCTATCATTATTGCCACACTAATGTCCTCAGCCACCCCTTTTGCCTGCATCAGGATATTCTGAAATTATCCTGCTCTGATGCCAGTGTCAACAACATCTATGGGTTGTGTGTGGTCATTATCACACTGGGAACAGACTCAGTCCTCATCCTCCTCTCCTATGTCCTAATTCTCCATGCTGTACTAGGCATTGCATCTCGTGAAGAGTGACTAAAAGCACTCAACACTTGTTTTTCCCATGTATGTGTGGTGCTTATCTTCTTTGTACCTCTAATAGGGGTATGCATGGACTATCACTTTGGGAAACACCTGCCTCCCATAGTCCACATTCTCATGTCAGACATTTACCTGCTTCTTCCACCAGTACTCAATCCTAACATCTATATCTGA